Within the Pseudonocardia sp. HH130630-07 genome, the region GCGGTACCGAGCGGTCGGCATGGCCAACGAGATCGCGATGGGCATCGACCCCGCCGAGACCGTGACTAGACAGCCGATCGCTGTCAAGCCCGTCTCGGTGAGCCCATCGTTCAACGCGAAACCCTGCCTGCGGATCCGGCGGATGCCACGGAGCAGCGCCTCCACGTCGTCGACTCCGGAGTCGGCGGACTCGTACAGGGCACGCAGTGCGTCCGGCGCCATCGTGGCGAGAACCGCACGTCCTCCGGAGGCGAGATGGGCGGGGAGGACTCGTCCCTCCCGATCTCCCACTCGCAGGGCCTGGTCACACTCCACGCTGGCGACGAACCGCGCCTGGTCGGCAGTGACGACGAGGAGGTTGCTGGTCTCCGAAGTCCTCGCGGTGAGGCCCTCCAGGCGCGGGAGCGCGATCCTGCGGAGTTCGGCGAGCGGCTCGGTGACGGGATGTGCACTCAGCACCGGCCCGGAAACGTAACGCCGGTCCTCGTTCTGCTCGGCGAAGTCCCGGTACACCAGCATCGAGAGCAGGCGGTGTGCGGTCGAACGGGCGACGCCGATCCGCTCCGCCGCATCCGTGACTCGCAGTGGACCCTCCTGCTGCAGGATCGTGGCGAGGCGCAGGGCGTGGTCCACCGACTCGATCCCATACGCCGGCTTGTTCTTCACAGCAGAATAATACAGCCGTAATGTGGTCGCTGAGAAGGACCCCGGCCCCGCATCCGCCTCAGAGCGTGTTTGAGAAGATCAGGTTGTAGGCGTGAACCTGCGTCGTTGCTGCCGCGTGGCGGGTCCGCCGCGGGCGAGGCGGCGGGTCATGGTGTTGATCGCGGCCCAGCGGATCATGGCTTCGGAGGTGGCCGGGTGGCGTTCGTAGTCGCGGGCCAGCCGGCGGTGGGCGGTCAGCCACGCCAGGCTGCGTTCGACCGCCCACCGGCGCGGGATGACCACGAAACCTCGCTGGCCTGCGGGTTTACGCACGATCTCGATCGTTGTGCGCAGGAAGGTCTGTGCCCAGTCGACCAGGCGTCCGGCGAAGCCGGCGTCGGCGAAGATGAACCGCACCGCGGTGGCCAGGTAGGCGCCGAGCAGCGCGGTCTTCGCGCCGTCACGGTCCTGGCGCCCGGCCGAGCAGACCATCACCGTCAGCAGCAACCCGAGTGTGTCGGTGACGATGAACCGCTTCCGGCCGTTGACCTTCTTCCCGGCATCGTAGCCGCGCGACTGGGTGCCGACGGTGTCGGACCCTTTGACGCTCTGGGAGTCGATGATCCCCGCGCTCGGCTCGGGATCACGCCCTTCGGCCACCCGACCTGCCCGCGCACGATGGGCAGGATCTTCTCGGTGACCCGCTGCCGCTCCCACCGGTTGAAGTACCAGTACACCCTCTGCCAGGGCGGGAAGTCCGCCGGTAGCGCCCGCCACGCGCATCCGGCCCGGACCACGTAGAGGATCGCATCCACCACGTCACGACGCGGATGCTTCTCCGGGCGCCCTCCGGTCTCCGGCGCGGGCAACAAAAGCTCGACCACCGCCCACTGCTCGTCACTGGTGTCCGACGGGTACCGCCTACGACGTCGAGTCATCACCACCCACAGTGGATCACCACGGGCCTGTGGTCACGCAGACACGCCAACCCTTCTCCGCCGCCTCATAACCAGATCAGTGCGGAGCCAGGGTCGCCTCGCGGGGGTTGGGGAAGCCGAGGGACTTGTACCCCGGCGCCCGCTTGGCCAACGACGAGGCGAGCACAGCGGTCAGATCGTCGTGGTAGTCGTGCACCTCGGCCGTTGTCTTGCCGGGGTGCGGTCTGAGCACGCGGCCGGCGAACTGTACGAGGCGCCCCTTGAAGGCGATCGGCGCTGCGAGAAAGAGGGCGTCGAGAGCGGGACAGTCGAAGCCTTCCCCCACGTAGGGCCCGGTCGCCACGACGAGCAGCGGCGCCGGCCCTGGTTCAAGACGGGCCAGAGCGGCCTTGCGTTCCCGGACGCCCATCCCGCCACGCAGGACCACCGGATCCCGGCCCTCCTCTCGCAGCTTCGCCGCCAGCGTCTCGACGTGGCTCTTCCACTGGGTCAGGACGAGGCAGTTCCTCCCGCGTCCCAACGCCTCGAGAACGTCACCGACGACCTGGTCCGTGCGCGTCTCGTCGGCGGCGAGGTCTCGGTAGATCGCCGCCATCCCGCCCGGCTTCGACGGATCCGCGTCACCGAGGTACTCGTACGAGGTCGGATGCACAACCAGCTGCCGCTCAGGGGCGTCGGCGGCCCCCAGCGTGCCCGCCGGCGGGGGTGTCACCGTGTGCCGGATCGGACCGAGCTGGTGGTGGATGAGCTCATCGAGGCCGTCGCGTCGGTACGGGGTCGCGGTCAAGCCGACCCATCGCTTCACCCGGATCTGCCGGGCCGCGTTCTCGAACGCGGCGGCGGGCAGGTGATGACACTCGTCCACGAGGACGAGCCCGTATCCCGCGGTCAGCTCCGCGACGTCCTGACGGCGGGCCAGTGTCTGCAGAGTGACGACATCGACGACGCCCCGCAGCGAGGACCGTCCAGCGCCCAGCTGGCCCGCCCGAACACCCAAGAACTCTCTGACGCGGCTCCGCCACTGATCCGCCAACGCCTTGCGATCCACCAGGATCAGCGTGGCCACACCGTGCTCCGCGATCAACGCACATCCCATGACGGTCTTCCCCGCACCCGGCTCTGCGACGAGCACACCGAGGTCGTGAGCAGCGAGGTCCGAGACGGCGGCAGCCTGGTCCTCGCGCAGCGTCACCGACAGCTCGAAGCTATGGCTCTCGCCGTCGGTGCGCTCGTCGGCGATCTCGACGCAGCTCCCCGCCTCCTTCAGCACCGAGACGATCCGCTCACCGAGGCCGCGGGGCAGGACGAGGCGACCGTCCACGGTCTCGTCGTAGCTCAACAGGAACCGGGGCACGTTCCACGTCGACAGCCGTCGCCGCTGCCGCTCACCGAACAACGGATTGCTCATCGACGCCGCGTGCTTGAGCGTCCCCAGTGCTGCCGGAGTCAGCTCCGACACGGCCACCTCACAACCAGCCTCCAGCCGTAGCCCGACTACAGCCGCTGATCTCGGCCTTGTCCGCGTCGACATGGCGGGGGCCAAGTTCTCGACTGCCCCACCCACCTTCACCGCCCCGACCCGACCGGCGAGACGGGTGACCTCAGCAGGGGACAGTCGGTGCACTCCGGACAGGTACGCCCACTGATCCTCGTGCGGCTCGAGAGTGCCCAGGTCGAGGAACACCGTCGCGCCGTCCTTGCGCGCCCGGCCGTGGAGCGGGGCCGCGATCAGGTTCCCGATGCCTCCGGAGGACGGCAGGACGTCCTGGGAGGGGAACAGACGGTCGTAGCTGCGCAAATCCATCCGTCCGCGGACAGCGATCGTCTCCCGGAGCAGCCCCATGCCCAGAACTCTGGCCGCCGCTGCCGAGACCGCACCGGAGAAAAAGATCCACACATGCGCACCGATCCCAGACCGGGACACCTCCAGAGCCGCAGGCACACCGGCCGCCCTGGCCGCCTTGAGATACGCCAACGCGTCGAGCATCGCCGCGGGACCGTCGAAGTCCACCGCAAGCCACCGACAGGTGTCTCCCGGCATCAACGGGTACAGCCCGATGTGGTCGCGACCCGACAGGTGTGCTGCGATGACGTCGTCGCCAAGACGCAGGCGCGGACGGTCCGTGCCCCTGCGCCACCCACCGGTGACCGCCGGAACCCAGCCCGACTTCCCCGATCTCTCGTTCTCCCAGCGGATCGCATAGACGTCCTCGCGTGCCGCGAACATCGCCCTGAAGAAAGCCACCTTCTGCTGCGGTGTCGACGACGCCGTCACCATGCCGGGGCGCTCCAGGAACAACCCCGACTGGGACGGAACCGGGGTGCGGGCCTGCTCTGACGTCAGCCCCAGCAGACGCAGCAGCCGCGCGTTCTCTGCGCGCAGCCGAGCAAGCTCACGCTCGAGGTCCCCGGTCGCCACGGACCTCACGATGCCACGGCTACGCGGAAACCGGCGATCAGCAGGACCCGGCCACGAGCTCAGCCTGGTCGATCCGCGCGACGAAACTCGACTTGCGCTGATGGCGAGCACGCAGCTCAGCGAACCGAACACCGAACCCACCCGGCTGGCCTGTCCGCTCGGCGACGACCTGTAGGTCCTCGAGCAGCGCGACCGCAGCGTCGTACTCGGCCGGCTTCCTGGTAGCGATCATCGCTTCGACCCGGGACCAGCCACCCTGCACGTCCGCGGACAGCGCCGCGAGGCGCCGTTCCCGCG harbors:
- a CDS encoding IclR family transcriptional regulator produces the protein MKNKPAYGIESVDHALRLATILQQEGPLRVTDAAERIGVARSTAHRLLSMLVYRDFAEQNEDRRYVSGPVLSAHPVTEPLAELRRIALPRLEGLTARTSETSNLLVVTADQARFVASVECDQALRVGDREGRVLPAHLASGGRAVLATMAPDALRALYESADSGVDDVEALLRGIRRIRRQGFALNDGLTETGLTAIGCLVTVSAGSMPIAISLAMPTARYRKDLLSDWVQEIRATADGIARDLEAAAATREVTTT
- a CDS encoding transposase, encoding MAEGRDPEPSAGIIDSQSVKGSDTVGTQSRGYDAGKKVNGRKRFIVTDTLGLLLTVMVCSAGRQDRDGAKTALLGAYLATAVRFIFADAGFAGRLVDWAQTFLRTTIEIVRKPAGQRGFVVIPRRWAVERSLAWLTAHRRLARDYERHPATSEAMIRWAAINTMTRRLARGGPATRQQRRRFTPTT
- a CDS encoding TOTE conflict system archaeo-eukaryotic primase domain-containing protein, producing MATGDLERELARLRAENARLLRLLGLTSEQARTPVPSQSGLFLERPGMVTASSTPQQKVAFFRAMFAAREDVYAIRWENERSGKSGWVPAVTGGWRRGTDRPRLRLGDDVIAAHLSGRDHIGLYPLMPGDTCRWLAVDFDGPAAMLDALAYLKAARAAGVPAALEVSRSGIGAHVWIFFSGAVSAAAARVLGMGLLRETIAVRGRMDLRSYDRLFPSQDVLPSSGGIGNLIAAPLHGRARKDGATVFLDLGTLEPHEDQWAYLSGVHRLSPAEVTRLAGRVGAVKVGGAVENLAPAMSTRTRPRSAAVVGLRLEAGCEVAVSELTPAALGTLKHAASMSNPLFGERQRRRLSTWNVPRFLLSYDETVDGRLVLPRGLGERIVSVLKEAGSCVEIADERTDGESHSFELSVTLREDQAAAVSDLAAHDLGVLVAEPGAGKTVMGCALIAEHGVATLILVDRKALADQWRSRVREFLGVRAGQLGAGRSSLRGVVDVVTLQTLARRQDVAELTAGYGLVLVDECHHLPAAAFENAARQIRVKRWVGLTATPYRRDGLDELIHHQLGPIRHTVTPPPAGTLGAADAPERQLVVHPTSYEYLGDADPSKPGGMAAIYRDLAADETRTDQVVGDVLEALGRGRNCLVLTQWKSHVETLAAKLREEGRDPVVLRGGMGVRERKAALARLEPGPAPLLVVATGPYVGEGFDCPALDALFLAAPIAFKGRLVQFAGRVLRPHPGKTTAEVHDYHDDLTAVLASSLAKRAPGYKSLGFPNPREATLAPH